A genome region from Myxococcales bacterium includes the following:
- a CDS encoding sigma 54-interacting transcriptional regulator produces MLTLEIISGTSPRPSYELAAAVVTLGRATTNTVMVTDYHLSGEHAQLVRDGAGYRFRDLRSTNGSAVERAGVRTTVDGKIGHELALAPGDLLLLGDPKSPVVIRVGFAETAAEEPSAGDDELADRLIASRSIIDLPAVRDQIEHDPGSALRIYKALQPLSGRLEHAAVLEAITEATFEILTRATHVTILLRSEADKDRFTLATQRARHEQRPSDPGIDPIRASRAILRRVLTDRAAILTADAQHEISSSESIMGGHIKSVIAVPLWRGDEITGLLEADHRQAAGMFDEGDLEAALLIGAQAALALDNAGLVSRLKLAEERARGENTYLKKREERQRFPNIIGDSPAMRAVFNQLDKVIDTRATVCIDGETGTGKELIASAIHYKSGRKDKMFVAQNCAALPENLLESELFGHKRGAFTSADADKKGLFEIADGGTLFLDEMGEMPLALQAKLLRVLQEGTIRAVGATSEKQVDVRILCATNRDLAAEVEKGRFRQDLYYRLMVFPIRLPPLRERKEDIPALARHFLARYAEEYRVELTGFTPEALDALTTYGWPGNIRELENEVQRVVIQAEPGVPIEATDLSPRLRKIEGTVAKAQPKKGTLREMMDQVERWLITEALRDHNGNKTRTAVTLGITREGLHKKLDKLGL; encoded by the coding sequence GTGCTCACCCTCGAGATCATCAGCGGCACCTCGCCCCGGCCCAGCTACGAGCTCGCGGCCGCGGTCGTGACCCTCGGTCGAGCCACCACCAACACCGTGATGGTGACCGACTACCACCTGTCGGGTGAACACGCCCAGCTCGTCCGCGACGGCGCCGGCTACCGCTTCCGCGACCTGCGCTCGACCAACGGCTCGGCGGTCGAGCGCGCCGGCGTCCGGACCACCGTCGACGGCAAGATCGGGCACGAGCTGGCGCTGGCGCCCGGCGACCTCCTGCTCCTGGGCGATCCCAAGAGCCCCGTCGTCATCCGGGTCGGGTTCGCCGAGACCGCGGCCGAGGAGCCGTCCGCTGGCGACGACGAGCTGGCCGATCGCCTGATCGCGTCGCGCTCGATCATCGACCTGCCGGCCGTGCGCGATCAGATCGAGCACGATCCCGGCAGCGCGCTGCGCATCTACAAGGCGCTGCAGCCCCTGTCGGGCCGGCTCGAGCACGCCGCGGTGCTCGAGGCCATCACCGAGGCCACGTTCGAGATCCTGACCCGCGCGACCCACGTGACGATCCTGCTGCGGTCCGAGGCCGACAAGGATCGCTTCACCCTGGCGACCCAGCGCGCCCGGCACGAGCAGCGCCCGAGCGACCCCGGCATCGATCCGATCCGCGCCAGCCGCGCGATCCTGCGTCGGGTGCTCACCGACCGCGCCGCGATCCTCACCGCCGACGCCCAGCACGAGATCTCGTCGTCCGAATCGATCATGGGCGGCCACATCAAGAGCGTGATCGCGGTGCCGCTGTGGCGCGGCGACGAGATCACCGGCCTGCTCGAGGCCGACCACCGCCAGGCCGCGGGCATGTTCGACGAGGGCGACCTCGAGGCGGCGCTCTTGATCGGCGCCCAGGCGGCGCTGGCGCTCGACAACGCCGGGCTGGTGTCGCGCCTCAAGCTGGCCGAGGAGCGCGCCCGGGGCGAGAACACCTACCTGAAGAAGCGCGAGGAGCGGCAGCGCTTCCCCAACATCATCGGCGACTCGCCGGCGATGCGGGCGGTGTTCAACCAGCTCGACAAGGTCATCGACACCCGCGCCACGGTCTGCATCGACGGCGAGACCGGCACCGGCAAGGAGCTGATCGCCTCGGCCATCCACTACAAGTCGGGCCGCAAGGACAAGATGTTCGTGGCCCAGAACTGCGCCGCGCTGCCGGAGAACCTGCTCGAGAGCGAGCTGTTCGGGCACAAGCGCGGCGCGTTCACCTCGGCGGACGCCGACAAGAAGGGCCTGTTCGAGATCGCCGACGGCGGGACGCTGTTCCTCGACGAGATGGGCGAGATGCCGCTGGCGCTGCAGGCCAAGCTCTTGCGGGTGCTGCAGGAGGGCACGATCCGCGCGGTCGGCGCCACCAGCGAGAAGCAGGTCGACGTCCGGATCCTGTGCGCGACCAACCGTGACCTCGCCGCCGAGGTCGAGAAGGGCCGGTTCCGCCAGGACCTCTACTACCGCCTGATGGTGTTCCCGATCCGGCTGCCGCCGCTGCGCGAGCGCAAGGAGGATATCCCGGCCCTGGCCCGTCACTTCCTGGCCCGCTACGCCGAGGAGTATCGGGTCGAGCTGACCGGGTTCACGCCCGAGGCGCTCGACGCGCTCACCACCTACGGCTGGCCCGGCAACATCCGCGAGCTCGAGAACGAGGTCCAGCGGGTCGTGATCCAGGCCGAGCCCGGCGTGCCCATCGAGGCCACGGATCTGTCGCCGCGGCTGCGCAAGATCGAGGGCACGGTCGCCAAGGCCCAGCCCAAGAAGGGCACGCTGCGCGAGATGATGGATCAGGTCGAGCGCTGGCTGATCACCGAGGCGCTCCGCGATCACAACGGCAACAAGACCCGGACCGCGGTGACGCTCGGCATCACCCGCGAGGGCCTGCACAAGAAGCTCGACAAGCTCGGCCTGTAG
- a CDS encoding biopolymer transporter ExbD has protein sequence MIAARWPGYVALGIAGLALAIGLLAGGGASGDRDDGDALERYARTEARAHQARAGDVAIDLPPPPDEDDDDVLTVEVRDDGAVVAGTWYADDELRDLARARARADDTAEAMVRSSSDLPYARVVEVLDLLRGAGLARVTMQADPDDPP, from the coding sequence GTGATCGCGGCGCGCTGGCCGGGGTACGTCGCGCTCGGGATCGCCGGGCTGGCGCTGGCGATCGGCCTGCTCGCGGGCGGCGGCGCGAGCGGTGACCGCGACGACGGCGACGCGCTCGAGCGGTACGCGCGGACCGAGGCGCGGGCGCACCAGGCGCGCGCGGGCGACGTGGCGATCGATCTGCCGCCGCCACCGGACGAGGACGACGACGACGTGCTCACGGTCGAGGTCCGCGACGACGGCGCGGTCGTCGCGGGGACCTGGTACGCCGACGACGAGCTGCGCGACCTGGCCCGGGCGCGCGCGCGGGCCGACGACACCGCCGAGGCGATGGTGCGGTCGTCGTCGGACCTGCCGTACGCGCGCGTGGTCGAGGTGCTCGATCTGCTGCGCGGCGCCGGCCTCGCGCGCGTCACGATGCAGGCCGATCCCGACGACCCGCCGTGA
- a CDS encoding biopolymer transporter ExbD, translating to MAVKLPDDAAAEDDDGAGLFAEINITPLTDVFLVMVIIFMVSALAVQAEANNDKKKAQEVSEKVEAEKRSGLNVSLPTGAAQEIDVTKASLVLVIPVEGDLAVDGKIVRDADLDNLFRAAFTRDKNTQVVLQADKGAVHGRVVNIMERAKAAGLTKLAIGTAGGS from the coding sequence ATGGCCGTCAAGCTGCCTGACGACGCGGCGGCCGAGGACGACGACGGCGCCGGCCTGTTCGCCGAGATCAACATCACGCCGCTCACCGACGTGTTCCTGGTGATGGTGATCATCTTCATGGTGTCGGCGCTCGCGGTCCAGGCCGAGGCCAACAACGACAAGAAGAAGGCCCAGGAGGTCAGCGAGAAGGTCGAGGCCGAGAAGCGCTCGGGCTTGAACGTCAGCCTCCCGACCGGCGCGGCCCAGGAGATCGACGTCACCAAGGCCAGCCTGGTGCTGGTCATCCCGGTCGAGGGCGACCTCGCCGTCGACGGCAAGATCGTGCGCGACGCCGATCTCGACAACCTGTTCCGGGCCGCGTTCACGCGCGACAAGAACACGCAGGTCGTGCTCCAGGCCGACAAGGGCGCGGTCCACGGCCGGGTCGTGAACATCATGGAGCGGGCCAAGGCGGCGGGGCTGACCAAGCTGGCGATCGGCACGGCCGGCGGCTCGTGA
- a CDS encoding MotA/TolQ/ExbB proton channel family protein: MDSSVWELMGHGGYAMWLIVAFSVVAMAVAIERAIAQWQFTTRARALADAVNRCLVRGAVNEGRSACERSPSPLADVFLVGYERLGRGKLEHLAPAVHRERQRVAGDLRTRLWMLGTIGATAPFVGLFGTVIGIMAAMGSFKKDEVVTMGMVSKPISQALVVTAAGILVAVEAVILFNYFNQRAGRIGTELKLLTDEFLELLTDAPPESTEVGDGEARTRTTAKGKDDGRQAA; this comes from the coding sequence ATGGATAGTTCGGTCTGGGAGCTCATGGGCCATGGCGGCTACGCGATGTGGCTCATCGTGGCGTTCTCGGTGGTCGCCATGGCGGTCGCCATCGAGCGGGCGATCGCCCAGTGGCAGTTCACGACCCGGGCCCGGGCCCTGGCCGACGCGGTCAACCGGTGCCTGGTGCGCGGCGCGGTCAACGAGGGCCGGAGCGCGTGCGAGCGGTCGCCGTCGCCGCTGGCCGACGTGTTCCTGGTCGGCTACGAGCGCCTCGGGCGCGGCAAGCTCGAGCACCTCGCCCCGGCGGTCCACCGCGAGCGCCAGCGGGTCGCCGGTGACCTGCGCACCCGGCTGTGGATGCTCGGCACGATCGGCGCGACCGCCCCGTTCGTCGGGCTGTTCGGCACCGTCATCGGCATCATGGCGGCGATGGGCAGCTTCAAGAAGGACGAGGTCGTCACGATGGGGATGGTGTCCAAGCCCATCTCCCAGGCGCTCGTCGTCACCGCCGCCGGCATCCTGGTCGCGGTCGAGGCGGTCATCCTGTTCAACTACTTCAACCAGCGGGCCGGGCGCATCGGCACCGAGCTGAAGCTCCTGACCGACGAGTTCCTCGAGCTGCTCACCGACGCGCCGCCCGAGTCGACCGAGGTCGGCGACGGCGAGGCCCGGACCCGCACCACCGCCAAGGGCAAGGACGATGGCCGTCAAGCTGCCTGA
- a CDS encoding PHP domain-containing protein, which translates to MSMLRVGGLCALVFAVACGDDGSSGPSLEDFYPPLPPTGGAQGVWTGEITAATAGELLTGPAAQGQIGDFYLRNDRARFVISAPARVLGVVPQGGNVIDAALIVDGQPLPDHFGELSMIYKAGRTCEHTRLEIVADGSAGGAAVVRAIGTSGNNDFINMRGIGILPINDDINPDIEDNLDCATTYILQPGATELEVYWSVFNGTTLKVSAPFGMLNDTGGETEAWSNGRGFERAGIGALASLSEPAPIDYVVYQGPGPAYGIVPRFEDATRSAGFIIAGVSIVLFGAENLLDIFDIPTYQLVLAPKAGKLQRVDVVLGTDAEDVDQAWRAGKGESLTDVSGTVAYSDAAPAPGARVGVFLDDNGNGTIEDTDIVLSYLDVDATGAFAGKVPAAGALLLRAEVKDVGRSDVAPAGAGRALAIPAPVRLDYQIVDDATGNTIPGRVLVIGTHPAFPDKRVWDTYDRLAGVVRSVHAVQGTSTGTLADPPVYLPAGGTYKVYASRGTEWSMTSAPFAGTASGSVTLHLQHVIDTAGYLAAEFHVHQVGSPDSPVGSDERVRSALSAGVELFAVTDHDVVSDLQPYVENLAADDLLRVVPGIEVTPFAYGHFNAYPMTPLPNANGGAIDWGRGSGAGFAMTPGEIFSAARARGARVVEVNHPRGTGALGTFQQYFDRANLKYDYTTRTVDGDFNGASVPNSWLRLPDQSLWNDGFNALEIWNGFSVTPQHGARARRQRRRPGRRQRHRRGHADPRGQPDRPRHRRDQRTDDGDHVERHAGDRAPGRRGRRRRHADGDGHVADLGRRRHARGVRQRRADLAGARRRDQRADPGGVLDHPGAGRAAGHGSVRRSGAGAAGDDGAVGDRAGAGQRPVPARDRDRDDRRRRHPAHDRRHGHRRVAGVPGPGRQGGVPAAPGRPDRRHDAAGPGQRHPGRGRRDPVDRRRAGDGVRGPGVHRLRRKRLPRPVLADVSRGAGQPDPGRPRPSLHLP; encoded by the coding sequence ATGAGCATGCTTCGCGTCGGGGGGCTGTGCGCCCTCGTGTTTGCGGTCGCCTGCGGCGACGACGGATCGAGCGGTCCCTCGCTCGAGGACTTCTATCCGCCGCTGCCGCCCACCGGCGGCGCCCAGGGCGTGTGGACCGGCGAGATCACGGCGGCCACCGCCGGCGAGCTGCTCACCGGGCCCGCGGCCCAGGGGCAGATCGGCGACTTCTACCTGCGCAACGACCGGGCGCGCTTCGTCATCAGCGCGCCCGCGCGCGTGCTCGGGGTCGTGCCCCAGGGCGGCAACGTCATCGACGCGGCGCTGATCGTCGACGGCCAGCCGCTGCCCGATCACTTCGGCGAGCTGTCGATGATCTACAAGGCCGGCCGCACCTGCGAGCACACCCGGCTCGAGATCGTCGCCGACGGCTCGGCCGGCGGCGCCGCCGTGGTCCGCGCGATCGGCACGTCGGGCAACAACGACTTCATCAACATGCGCGGCATCGGCATCCTGCCGATCAACGACGACATCAACCCCGACATCGAGGACAACCTCGACTGCGCGACCACGTACATCCTGCAGCCGGGCGCGACCGAGCTCGAGGTGTACTGGTCGGTGTTCAACGGCACCACGCTCAAGGTGTCGGCGCCGTTCGGCATGCTCAACGACACCGGCGGCGAGACCGAGGCCTGGTCCAACGGCCGCGGCTTCGAGCGGGCGGGCATCGGCGCGCTGGCGTCCTTGTCCGAGCCGGCGCCGATCGACTACGTGGTCTACCAGGGCCCGGGCCCGGCCTACGGCATCGTGCCGCGGTTCGAGGACGCGACCCGCAGCGCCGGCTTCATCATCGCCGGCGTCTCGATCGTGCTGTTCGGCGCCGAGAACCTGCTCGACATCTTCGACATCCCGACCTACCAGCTCGTGCTCGCCCCCAAGGCCGGCAAGCTGCAGCGGGTCGACGTGGTGCTCGGCACCGACGCCGAGGACGTCGACCAGGCCTGGCGCGCGGGCAAGGGCGAGAGCCTGACCGACGTCTCGGGCACCGTCGCGTACTCCGACGCCGCGCCCGCGCCCGGCGCCCGGGTCGGGGTCTTCCTCGACGACAACGGCAACGGCACGATCGAGGACACCGACATCGTGCTGAGCTACCTGGACGTCGACGCCACCGGCGCGTTCGCCGGCAAGGTCCCGGCCGCGGGCGCGCTGCTCTTGCGGGCCGAGGTCAAGGACGTCGGGCGCTCGGACGTGGCCCCGGCCGGCGCGGGCCGCGCGCTCGCCATCCCGGCCCCGGTCCGGCTCGACTACCAGATCGTCGACGACGCCACCGGCAATACCATCCCCGGCCGCGTCCTCGTCATCGGCACTCACCCGGCGTTCCCCGACAAGCGGGTCTGGGACACCTACGATCGCCTGGCCGGCGTGGTCCGGTCGGTGCACGCGGTCCAGGGCACGTCGACCGGGACCCTGGCCGATCCGCCGGTGTACCTGCCGGCCGGCGGCACCTACAAGGTCTACGCGTCGCGCGGCACCGAGTGGAGCATGACGTCGGCGCCGTTCGCGGGGACCGCGTCGGGCTCGGTCACGCTGCACCTGCAGCACGTCATCGACACCGCCGGCTACCTCGCCGCCGAGTTCCACGTCCACCAGGTCGGCTCGCCCGACTCGCCGGTCGGCTCCGACGAGCGGGTCCGCTCGGCGCTGTCGGCCGGGGTCGAGCTGTTCGCGGTCACCGACCACGACGTGGTCAGCGATCTGCAGCCGTACGTCGAGAACCTCGCCGCCGACGACCTGCTGCGGGTCGTGCCCGGCATCGAGGTCACGCCGTTCGCCTACGGCCACTTCAACGCCTACCCGATGACGCCGCTGCCCAACGCCAACGGCGGCGCGATCGACTGGGGCCGCGGCAGCGGCGCCGGCTTCGCGATGACGCCGGGCGAGATCTTCAGCGCGGCCCGGGCCCGCGGCGCGCGCGTGGTCGAGGTCAACCACCCGCGCGGCACCGGCGCGCTCGGCACGTTCCAGCAGTACTTCGACCGCGCCAACCTCAAGTACGACTACACGACCCGCACCGTCGACGGTGACTTCAACGGCGCCAGCGTCCCCAACTCGTGGCTGCGCCTGCCCGACCAGTCGCTCTGGAACGACGGCTTCAACGCGCTCGAGATCTGGAACGGCTTCTCGGTCACCCCGCAACATGGTGCGCGTGCCCGACGACAGCGGCGCCGCCCTGGTCGACGGCAGCGCCATCGACGAGGTCATGCAGACCCTCGAGGGCAGCCAGACCGCCCGCGACATCGTCGTGACCAACGGACCGATGATGGCGATCACGTCGAGCGGCATGCCGGCGATCGGGCGCCAGGTCGCCGCGGTCGGCGGCGCCGTCACGCTGACGGTGACGGTCACGTCGCCGACCTGGGCCGACGTCGACACGCTCGAGGTGTTCGCCAACGCCGCGCCGATCTCGCCGGTGCCCGACGGCGTGACCAGCGCGCTGACCCCGGTGGCGTGCTGGACCACCCGGGCGCTGGGCGGGCTGCCGGCCACGGATCCGTGCGCCGCAGCGGCGCTGGCGCCGCAGGCGATGACGGTGCAGTCGGTGACCGTGCCGGGGCCGGGCAACGCCCGGTTCCTGCGCGCGACCGTGACCGTGACGATCGACGTCGGCGACATCCCGCGCATGACCGGCGCCACGGGCACCGACGCGTGGCTGGTGTTCCGGGCCCGGGGCGCCAAGGCGGTGTTCCCGCTGCTCCAGGGCGACCTGATCGACGACACGACGCTGCCGGTCCTGGTCAGCGGCACCCCGGCCGAGGTCGACGCGATCCTGTCGACCGGCGGCGTGCCGGCGACGGCGTTCGCGGCCCCGGTGTTCATCGACTTCGACGGAAACGGCTACCGCGCCCCGTTCTCGCCGATGTGAGCCGCGGGGCCGGGCAACCCGACCCGGGTCGCCCGCGTCCAAGCTTGCATCTGCCATGA
- a CDS encoding Fe(2+)-trafficking protein, producing MPRMVKCQKLGGEHPGLPYKPFADALGQRIFESISAEAWQQWVEFSKKLVNE from the coding sequence ATGCCACGCATGGTCAAGTGCCAGAAACTAGGCGGCGAACACCCGGGCCTACCCTACAAGCCGTTCGCCGACGCGCTCGGCCAGCGCATCTTCGAGAGCATCTCGGCCGAGGCCTGGCAGCAGTGGGTCGAGTTCTCGAAGAAGCTCGTCAACGAGTAA
- a CDS encoding pyridoxal-phosphate dependent enzyme — MFDAIPALAARVPWVRLGQWPTPVERIAGPGEIWVKREDRTAASYGGNKVRTLEAVLGRARAAGATRIWATGAYGSNHVVATLIHAPAAGLTGGALLFPQPPSAPALANARAIIAADPAFALISSVALLPLAMRRLRRQPGAYVMPPGGATPEGALGALSAAFELASQARAGALPWPQVLVVPVGSGCTTAGLLAGLHLAHHLGLAPPPPKVHAVRVTPWPVTSRWRLALLAARTVALVDDLRGRASGIGAVALRRSLVVDGRFLGAGYGHLTAAGEAAAARLATAGLPAVDGVYAAKAAAALLDLADRGHAPLLFWLTKSSTPLPQPTGDQLARAPAVLRRWLGASATSS, encoded by the coding sequence GTGTTCGACGCGATCCCGGCGCTGGCGGCCCGGGTGCCCTGGGTCCGCCTCGGCCAGTGGCCGACCCCGGTCGAGCGGATCGCCGGCCCCGGCGAGATCTGGGTCAAGCGCGAGGATCGGACCGCGGCCAGCTACGGCGGCAACAAGGTCCGCACGCTCGAGGCCGTGCTCGGGCGCGCCCGCGCGGCTGGCGCCACGCGCATCTGGGCGACCGGCGCCTACGGCTCGAACCACGTCGTCGCGACGCTGATCCACGCGCCCGCCGCGGGCCTGACCGGCGGCGCGCTGCTGTTCCCGCAGCCGCCGAGCGCGCCGGCCCTCGCCAACGCGCGCGCGATCATCGCCGCGGACCCGGCCTTCGCGCTGATCTCGTCGGTGGCGCTCTTGCCCCTGGCGATGCGACGGCTGCGGCGCCAGCCCGGCGCCTACGTGATGCCGCCCGGTGGCGCGACGCCCGAGGGCGCGCTCGGCGCGCTGTCGGCGGCGTTCGAGCTGGCGAGCCAGGCCCGGGCCGGCGCGCTGCCGTGGCCGCAGGTCCTGGTGGTGCCGGTCGGCAGCGGCTGCACCACCGCGGGCCTGCTGGCAGGTCTCCACCTCGCCCACCACCTCGGCCTGGCGCCGCCGCCGCCGAAGGTCCACGCGGTGCGCGTGACGCCGTGGCCGGTGACCAGCCGCTGGCGCCTCGCGCTCCTGGCCGCGCGCACGGTCGCGCTCGTCGACGACCTGCGCGGGCGCGCGAGCGGGATCGGCGCGGTGGCCCTGCGGCGCTCGCTGGTCGTCGACGGTCGGTTCCTCGGCGCCGGGTACGGCCACCTCACCGCCGCCGGCGAGGCCGCGGCGGCGCGCCTGGCGACCGCCGGGCTGCCGGCCGTCGACGGGGTCTACGCGGCCAAGGCCGCGGCCGCCCTGCTCGACCTCGCCGACCGAGGCCACGCCCCGCTGCTGTTCTGGCTGACCAAGTCGTCGACGCCCCTGCCCCAGCCCACCGGCGACCAGCTCGCGCGCGCGCCGGCGGTCCTGCGCCGCTGGCTCGGCGCCTCCGCTACTTCGAGTTGA
- a CDS encoding zf-HC2 domain-containing protein, protein MGDRLDIDALLIGALYGELDGDDRARLDAHLASHPADRATLDGLRSTRALLVDHGAREFLGAAEPPSAISARLIQEAARRAPAPRIAAGGVFGFLAGLFRPIAAHPAMSAAAAMLIVIGAGTLMMRRGTLEVVQPPAPTVSSAAPAIAPPPPVQAAPGAADGYAVTLDERGPAAAADEGRAQGAEVEGLTAKLDGRALKKERESAKDATRAAKPTGGTGSTGVARGAATKGADNAFLEVDKAARGENVALRNAEDGDGAPANESVATGAAAPVGKQAIASGGGGLAQPPADAPTAAVPKRSTDDAMLAWARDQHARMVKLVNQGRCTDAGQIGAEIARKAPDYYASAVANDRAVRSCKAYVDQARRAKQPAKAKNVATEPDSPLEDSVNSK, encoded by the coding sequence ATGGGCGACCGCCTGGACATCGACGCGCTGCTGATCGGCGCTCTCTACGGAGAGCTCGACGGCGACGACCGCGCCCGGCTCGACGCTCACCTCGCGAGCCATCCGGCCGACCGGGCCACGCTCGACGGGCTGCGCAGCACCCGCGCGCTGCTGGTCGACCACGGCGCCCGGGAGTTCCTCGGCGCCGCCGAGCCGCCCAGCGCGATCTCGGCGCGGCTGATCCAGGAGGCGGCCCGCCGCGCACCGGCGCCGCGCATCGCCGCGGGCGGCGTGTTCGGATTTCTGGCCGGCCTGTTCCGGCCCATCGCCGCTCACCCGGCGATGTCGGCCGCCGCCGCGATGCTGATCGTGATCGGCGCGGGCACGTTGATGATGCGGCGCGGGACCCTCGAGGTCGTGCAGCCGCCGGCGCCGACGGTCTCGAGCGCCGCGCCGGCGATCGCGCCGCCGCCGCCGGTGCAGGCGGCCCCGGGCGCCGCGGACGGCTACGCGGTCACGCTCGACGAGCGCGGTCCCGCGGCGGCCGCCGATGAGGGCCGGGCCCAGGGCGCGGAGGTCGAGGGGCTCACCGCCAAGCTCGACGGCCGCGCGCTCAAGAAGGAGCGCGAGTCGGCCAAGGACGCGACCCGCGCGGCCAAGCCCACCGGCGGCACCGGCTCGACGGGCGTGGCCCGCGGCGCCGCGACCAAGGGCGCCGACAACGCCTTCCTCGAGGTCGACAAGGCCGCGCGCGGCGAGAACGTCGCGCTCCGCAACGCCGAGGACGGCGACGGCGCGCCGGCGAACGAGTCGGTCGCGACCGGCGCCGCGGCCCCGGTCGGCAAGCAGGCCATCGCCAGCGGCGGCGGTGGCCTGGCCCAGCCGCCGGCAGACGCGCCCACGGCGGCGGTGCCGAAGCGGTCCACCGACGACGCCATGCTCGCCTGGGCCCGCGATCAGCACGCGCGCATGGTCAAGCTGGTGAACCAGGGCCGCTGCACCGACGCCGGCCAGATCGGCGCCGAGATCGCGCGCAAGGCGCCGGACTACTACGCGTCGGCCGTCGCCAACGACCGGGCGGTGCGCAGCTGCAAGGCCTACGTCGATCAGGCCCGCCGCGCCAAGCAGCCGGCGAAGGCCAAGAACGTCGCGACCGAGCCCGACTCGCCGCTCGAGGACTCGGTCAACTCGAAGTAG
- a CDS encoding SDR family oxidoreductase, translated as MTSPDPLSLYRPDALAGHVAIVTGGATGIGRAIARGFARLGADVCIASRKADVLERAAAELSTETGRAVLAVPADVRNPDDAARAVDATVARFGKLDTVVNNAAGNFLAPAATLSSNGFRTVVDIDLVGTFHMCRAAFAALTASGAGAIINITATLHYHGTPLQLHASAAKAGVDALTRNLAVEWGGAGIRVNGIAPGPIADTEGMRRLAPGDAAARARTGIPLGRFGTTDEIAAAAVFLRSGAASWVTGTVLVVDGGHCVNQPMMLMTSPPSAPTG; from the coding sequence ATGACCAGCCCCGACCCGCTGTCGCTGTACCGCCCCGACGCCCTCGCCGGCCACGTCGCGATCGTCACCGGCGGCGCCACCGGCATCGGCCGGGCGATCGCCCGCGGGTTCGCGCGGCTCGGGGCCGACGTGTGCATCGCCAGCCGCAAGGCCGACGTGCTCGAGCGCGCGGCCGCCGAGCTGTCGACCGAGACCGGCCGCGCGGTCCTGGCCGTGCCCGCGGACGTCCGGAACCCGGACGACGCCGCGCGGGCCGTCGACGCGACCGTCGCGCGGTTCGGCAAGCTCGACACCGTCGTCAACAACGCCGCCGGCAACTTCCTGGCCCCGGCGGCGACGTTGTCATCCAACGGCTTCCGCACCGTCGTCGACATCGACCTGGTCGGCACGTTCCACATGTGCCGGGCCGCGTTCGCGGCGCTGACCGCCAGCGGCGCCGGCGCGATCATCAACATCACCGCGACGCTCCACTACCACGGCACCCCGCTGCAGCTGCACGCGTCGGCGGCCAAGGCCGGCGTCGACGCGCTGACCCGCAACCTCGCGGTCGAGTGGGGCGGCGCCGGCATCCGGGTCAACGGCATCGCGCCCGGGCCGATCGCCGACACCGAGGGCATGCGCCGGCTGGCGCCCGGCGACGCCGCGGCCCGGGCGCGGACCGGCATCCCCCTGGGCCGGTTCGGCACCACCGACGAGATCGCGGCCGCGGCGGTGTTCCTGCGCTCGGGCGCCGCCAGCTGGGTCACCGGGACCGTGCTGGTGGTCGACGGCGGCCACTGCGTGAACCAGCCGATGATGTTGATGACCAGCCCGCCGAGCGCGCCGACCGGGTGA